Genomic DNA from Phaeobacter porticola:
CGCAAGCTCTCGCGGATTTCGCTTTCAACAGCACGGGTGGCCTTCAGGACTTTCAGCCACAGCCGCAGCCGGTCCTTGGAGCTGTCGGATTGCATCAGATCTCACCTCCGGTAATGGGCAGCGCGCTGCCGTTGATGGACGCCGCCGCAGATCCCGCCAGATACAGCGCCGCCTCGGCCACTTCTTCGGGCTGAATAAATCGGCCTTGCGGGTTGCCTGCACGCAGCGACTTTGCCGCCTGCTCCTCGCTCATGCCAGTGGTGCTGACTATGGTCCTGATCGACCGCTCCAGCAGCGGCGTATCTATAAAACCGGGGCACAGCGCATTCACCGTGATGCCCGTGCACGCCAGTTCCTGCGCCAATGCCCGGGTCAGCCCCAGCACCCCGTGTTTGGCTGCACAATAGCCCGAGACATACGGATACCCCTTCAATCCGGCGGTTGAGGCCACCGCGATCATCCGCCCCCAGCCCGCCGTCTTCATATCCGGCAGTACTGCTTGCCACAGGTTGAACACTCCCGACAGGTTGACCGACAGCGCGGCCTCAAAATCCGCCAGATCCATCTTGGCAAAGGGTTTGGACGGCGCCGCCCCCGCATTGGCAATCGCCACCGCAACCGGCCCGTTCTGCACCCGCGCTTGGTTCAACGCATCCTGAACAACCTTCGCATCCGTGACATCACAGATCAGCGGGGTCGCGCCTGTTTCGGCAGCGATTTCCTCCAGCGGATCCAACCGACGACCCAGCAGGCTAAGGTGCGCACCACGCGCAGCAAAGACCCGTGCCAGTGCGGCCCCAACGCCAGAGCCGCCGCCGGTAATCACCACATGTTTTCCCAATAGATCCTTTGACGGGCTCATGCGCGGATCACCTCTGCATCTCGATCGGCCAATCGCCAGGCCTGATCGCGCCCGGCCTGATAGGGCAGTGGCCATTCTGCATCACGATCACCAACACGGGTCGCCTCATGCAGCGTCCAGTAAGGATCCGCCAGATGTGGGCGCCCGATACACACCA
This window encodes:
- a CDS encoding SDR family NAD(P)-dependent oxidoreductase, which translates into the protein MSPSKDLLGKHVVITGGGSGVGAALARVFAARGAHLSLLGRRLDPLEEIAAETGATPLICDVTDAKVVQDALNQARVQNGPVAVAIANAGAAPSKPFAKMDLADFEAALSVNLSGVFNLWQAVLPDMKTAGWGRMIAVASTAGLKGYPYVSGYCAAKHGVLGLTRALAQELACTGITVNALCPGFIDTPLLERSIRTIVSTTGMSEEQAAKSLRAGNPQGRFIQPEEVAEAALYLAGSAAASINGSALPITGGEI